From Mycteria americana isolate JAX WOST 10 ecotype Jacksonville Zoo and Gardens chromosome 4, USCA_MyAme_1.0, whole genome shotgun sequence, one genomic window encodes:
- the SDAD1 gene encoding protein SDA1 homolog, with protein MSGRQGNKLPSNLPQLQNLIKRDPTSYTEEFLQQYHHYQSHVEIFTFQPDKPSKELAELVMFLAQVAHCYPEHMASFPQQLKELLSYHHTVLDADLRMTFCKALILLRNKNLINPTSLLELFFQLLRCHDKLLRKTLYTHIVSDIKNVNAKHKNNKVNTMLQNFMYTMLRDSNPTAAKISLDVMIELYRRNIWNDAKTVNVITTACFSKVTKVLVASLKFFLGRDEDEKQDSDSESEDDGPTARDLMMRYATNKKTTKRKKKLEKAMKVLKKQKKKSKPEVFNFSAIHLIHDPQDFAEKLLKQLENCKERFEVKMMLMDLISRLVGIHELFLFNFYPFVQRFLQPHQREVTRILLFAAQASHQLVPPEIIQSVLMTIANNFVTDKNSGEVMTVGINAIKEITARCPLAMTEDLLQDLVQYKTHKNKNVMMSARTLIHLFRSLNPEMLQKKFRGKPTEASLEARIHEYGELDAKDYIPGAEVLDVENQKEKGGDQEEDGWQSASLSEEEDNEDGEWIDVHHSSDEEQQEVAEKVKSMPMEERKAKAAAVSTSRLLTQEDFHKIRLAQLSKELNSAPGKAAKRKNIEIDDEEEEGRGELLSLRDIEHLHKKPKSDKETRLATAMAGKTDRKEFVKKKTRINPFASSSNKEKKKHKNFMMMRYSHSVRTKNKRSFREKQLALRDALLKKRRRLLK; from the exons ATGTCGGGCCGCCAGGGAAACAAGCTGCCCAGCaacctgccccagctgcagaaCCTCATCAAGCGGGACCCAACCTCCTACACCGAAGAG TTCCTCCAGCAGTACCACCACTACCAGTCCCATGTGGAGATTTTCACCTTCCAACCGGACAAGCCCAGCAAGGAGCTGGCGGAACTGGTGATGTTCCTGGCACAG GTTGCCCACTGCTACCCAGAACACATGGCCAGCTTTCCccagcagctgaaggagctgcTCTCCTACCACCACACGGTCCTGGATGCGGACCTGCGCATG ACGTTCTGTAAGGCTTTGATCTTGTTAAGAAACAAGAATCTAATAAATCCGACAAGTTTGCTGGAGCTCTTCTTTCAACTGTTGCGGTGTCATGATAAGCTGCTACGAAAA ACTTTGTACACTCACATCGTGTCGGACATCAAGAATGTCAATGCTAAACACAAAAACAATAAAGTCAACACA ATGCTGCAGAACTTCATGTATACTATGTTGAGAGACAGCAATCCCACTGCTGCGAAGATATCTCTGGATGTGATGATTGAACTTTATAGAAGGAATATTTG GAATGATGCCAAAACAGTAAATGTCATCACAACTGCCTGCTTTTCCAAAGTGACAAAG GTATTAGTTGCTAGTTTGAAGTTCTTTCTTGGGAGAGATGAAGACGAGAAACAAGACAGTGACTCAGAATCTGAG GATGATGGTCCCACAGCCAGAGATCTGATGATGCGGTATGCGACTAACAAGAAAACCACCAAGCGCaagaagaaactggagaaagCAATGAAGGTCCTCAAG aaacagaagaagaagagCAAGCCAGAGGTGTTCAACTTTTCTGCTATTCACTTGATTCATGATCCTCAAG ACTTTGCAGAGAAACTGCTGAAACAGCTGGAGAACTGTAAGGAACGATTTGAAGTGAAGATGATGCTCATGGACCTAATATCTAGGCTAGTTGGAATACACGAG ctttttctttttaatttctaccCCTTCGTTCAGAGATTCTTACAGCCCCATCAGAGAG aagtgACAAGGATTCTTCTGTTTGCTGCACAAGCTTCACATCAGTTAGTACCACCCGAG attatCCAGTCAGTGTTAATGACCATTGCCAACAACTTTGTCACTGACAAGAATTCTGGGGAGGTCATGACCGTAGG AATCAATGCGATAAAAGAAATCACTGCGAGATGTCCATTAGCCATGACTGAAGATCTGCTCCAAGACCTTGTTCAGTACAAgactcataaaaataaaa ATGTGATGATGTCTGCAAGAACTCTGATACACCTTTTCCGTTCCCTGAATCCAGAGATGCTGCAGAAGAAATTCAGG GGTAAGCCTACTGAGGCCTCATTGGAAGCCAGGATTCATGAATATGGAGAACTGGATGCCAAAGATTATATTCCAGGAGCGGAAGTACTGGATGTTGagaatcaaaaggaaaagggaggagacCAAGAGGAAG ATGGATGGCAAAGCGCTAGTCTGAGTGAGGAAGAAGATAATGAAGATGGAGAATGGATTGATGTGCATCACTCCTCAGATGAGGAGCAGCAAGAAGTA GCAGAGAAGGTGAAAAGCATGCCCATGGAGGAACGAAAAGCCAAAGCTGCAGCAGTCAGTACAAGCAGGCTGCTAACCCAAGAAGACTTCCACAAAATACGCCTTGCCCAGCTCTCCAAAGAACTTaattctgcacctggcaaagctgCCAAGAGGAAAAATATCGAAAtagatgatgaagaggaggagggcag gGGAGAGCTGCTCTCACTCAGAGATATTGAACATCTGCATAAGAAGCCTAAGTCGGACAAGGAGACCAGATTGGCAACTGCAATG GctggaaaaacagacagaaaagaatttgtgaaaaagaaaacaagaattaacCCTTTCGCCAGCTCttccaacaaagaaaagaaaaagcacaagaactTCATGATGATGAGATATAGCCATAGTGTCCGGACAAAAAATAAGCGTTCTTTCAGGGAAAAACAG CTGGCTCTTCGAGATGCACTTCTGAAAAAGAGAAGACGGCTGCTGAAATAA